GCCCGGCGCGATCCACCGGCGCTCCCAGTTTCTTTCCCAGAGGCGACGCGGCAACGCCTGCCGCCCAAAGAATCACGGTGGCCGGCAGCTTGGATTCCCCGATATGGACGGATCCCGGTTCCACTTGAGTGACCAGCGCCGAGGTTTGTACCTCCACGCCAAGGTGTCGCAGCTGTTCTTCGGCGCTGCGCGAGAGATCTTCAGGATACGCGGGGAGAACTCGCGGACCTCCTTCGAGCAGCACGATACGAGTTCGTTTGGGATCGATAGAGCGGAATTCATTAGCCAGAACCTGGCGTGAGATCTCTGCCAGTGTTCCCGCCAGTTCCACGCCAGTCGGACCGCCGCCGACCACCACAAAATTTAGCTGAGGATGTTCCTTATCCTTGTCGTCACTGCTGGCGGCCTGGTGCTCCGCCAGTTCGAACGCGAGCAGCACACGCCGCCGGATCTCAAGGGCGTCTTCAATGGTCTTCAGGCCCGGGGCGAAGGGCTTCCATTCGTCGTGTCCAAAATAGGCGTGACTGGCACCCGCCGCCACGATCAGATAGTCGTATTCAACCTCGCCGTCTTCCAGCTTCACCACCCGGCGCGAAAGATCGAAGTCCCGCACTTCCGACATCAGTACTTCGACGCTGCGCTGACTGCGCATGATCCAGCGAATGGGTGCGGCAATTTCGTCCGGTGACAAACCGGCGGTTGCCACCTGATACAGCAGAGGCTGGAAGATGTGAAAGTTTTGGCGATCCACCAGCGTAATCTGGACTGGATAACGTGCCAGCGTGCGCGCTGCAAGAAGTCCGCCGAAGCCGGCTCCCACAATAACCACGCGCGGTTTGTTTTGCTGGTCCATTGGCCTTCCTCTATTAGATTACCGGGTCGAGAAGAGTGAGTTTCTGTCCATCCGGACTGATCTTTGTGGCAATCATGTTCAATCCTTTCCGATTTGCGGGCCTACGGTTCCTTCGTCGACGGTTGACTGGAGCTGCCTAAGCCGTGCGTTCATTTTGAGTCTAGGCTTGAGGTCGAATGGCGGCGGCCAGACAGCGCGCTCGGATTCGGGTAGAGCGTTGTGAATTCGTTCAGCACGTGAAAATTGTGGAATCCACGCGCATGCCCGAACGTTTCTCGCATAACGGGAATTACGATCATGGGCTTGCTTCTCTGGCCAGTGCAGGCGAAATTCGGCGCGTCCAGTCCACCAAATTCTTTAGGAGCTCCTGGATCAATTGTTTGGTCGGGTCATGGATCAGATTTCCGTTCTCATCGAATCGATGTGCAGCATCCGCGATCACGACTTCAGGCTGACTCAGGGTAAACAAGTTGAGAGCTACAAGGATCTGCCGCAGATGGCATTGGGCCCGAGCGGTTCCGATTGCGCCGAGAGACGCACCCATGATCGCCGCTGCTTTCCCAGACCAGGCGCTGTCCCCGAGGGGCCGACAGGCCCAATCGATCGCATTCTTCAAGACTCCAGGGATGGAGTAGTTGTATTCGGGCGTTACGATCAGAAGAGCATCGGCGCTGCGAATGCGCTTCTTCAGTTCCAGCACTGATGATGGTGGGCGCTTCTCGTCATCCTCATTGAACATCGGAATACGATCAAGCAGAAAGAGGTCAATCTCGCTGTTTTGCGGGACAAGTAATTTGGCCACGCGGAGCGCAGCCTGATTGTAAGAGCCGCGACGGAGGCTTCCAGCGATGCCAAGAATACGGACGTGCCTGCTCATTTGTTGTCTCTCCTACCTAGCTTCGGACTTTGTCTTAATGTCTCGCGCAATTTCCTCCGCCCGTGGAACACCCGGCCTTTTACTGCCGCGACAGAGAGGCCCATGACTAGCGCAGTCTCTTCCGTGGATAACTCACCAAGTTCCCGCAGCTCGATTGCTTTCCGTATTCCTGACCTCAACTTATTCAAAGCTGCGGTCAGAATTTGCTTCTGTTCTCGATCTAAGCAACTATCTTCAGGGTTTGGGGCCGAGTCCAGGAAATCCAGCGGCAGCGCACTTTCGGTCTTCGTGCTTGATTCTTCGGTCGGCCCCTCACGCGACCAACGCTTCCTGCGCAACAACATAAGTGCCTCGTTGATCGCGATCCGTGTTAACCAGGTGGAGAACAAAGCTTGACCCTCAAACTTCTTCAAGTGAATGAACGCTTTTTGGAAGCTCTGCTGCACGACATCTTCGGCGTCTTCCCGATTGCGGGTTATGCGCTGAACCATTGAAAAAATCCTTCGCTCGTGCCGTTCGACCAGCAGCTCAAATGCGCGAGTGCCCCTGGCTTTCGCGGCAGCAACCAGCAATGCATCTTCGTCCGCAACCAGACGATTGGCAGAAGAGCTCGTCGCATTCGCTTCGTCGATCGCACTCATGAGTTCTGCCGGCATAGTGTTGCTCCCCTCACTTCGCATTTCCGAAGACATTGTCTCTCGGCCCGTGACGACGGATCATTCACCGGGTCAACGTCGAGCGTGTCAGTTGGTATT
This window of the Terriglobales bacterium genome carries:
- a CDS encoding sigma-70 family RNA polymerase sigma factor, encoding MPAELMSAIDEANATSSSANRLVADEDALLVAAAKARGTRAFELLVERHERRIFSMVQRITRNREDAEDVVQQSFQKAFIHLKKFEGQALFSTWLTRIAINEALMLLRRKRWSREGPTEESSTKTESALPLDFLDSAPNPEDSCLDREQKQILTAALNKLRSGIRKAIELRELGELSTEETALVMGLSVAAVKGRVFHGRRKLRETLRQSPKLGRRDNK
- a CDS encoding NAD(P)H-dependent oxidoreductase, giving the protein MSRHVRILGIAGSLRRGSYNQAALRVAKLLVPQNSEIDLFLLDRIPMFNEDDEKRPPSSVLELKKRIRSADALLIVTPEYNYSIPGVLKNAIDWACRPLGDSAWSGKAAAIMGASLGAIGTARAQCHLRQILVALNLFTLSQPEVVIADAAHRFDENGNLIHDPTKQLIQELLKNLVDWTRRISPALAREASP
- a CDS encoding NAD(P)/FAD-dependent oxidoreductase; the protein is MDQQNKPRVVIVGAGFGGLLAARTLARYPVQITLVDRQNFHIFQPLLYQVATAGLSPDEIAAPIRWIMRSQRSVEVLMSEVRDFDLSRRVVKLEDGEVEYDYLIVAAGASHAYFGHDEWKPFAPGLKTIEDALEIRRRVLLAFELAEHQAASSDDKDKEHPQLNFVVVGGGPTGVELAGTLAEISRQVLANEFRSIDPKRTRIVLLEGGPRVLPAYPEDLSRSAEEQLRHLGVEVQTSALVTQVEPGSVHIGESKLPATVILWAAGVAASPLGKKLGAPVDRAGRVLANPDLSIPGHPEVFVVGDLAALKDENGKWLPGVAPVAMQEGKATAHNIGNELRGEPRKDFHYWNKGSLATIGRAAGVADFGKIHVSGFLAWLSWLFIHIFFLIGFRNRLIVLIQWAWSYLTYERGAWLITGNTHLPGWKESQAEEAADCISTKIHIKTRRSERKIQ